From Chloroflexota bacterium, the proteins below share one genomic window:
- a CDS encoding haloacid dehalogenase: MSKSTDGLEAIAEQIRRDFTELDAAREKVLPCCREVIRNCSQAIRAVHRQEFDLAAELLKTARSLLNEAQKAAVDYSQLNYTGFFKDAQKEYAEGSILLAVVGGKPIPSPGSLGIDAAAYLNGLGEAVGELRRYLLDSMRQGDVSRGEELLWVMDDIYSVLVTMDFPDAITGGLRRTTDMVRGVLERTRSDLTLIMRQKDLENRLDKIGGD; the protein is encoded by the coding sequence TAGCCGAACAGATAAGGCGTGATTTCACGGAACTGGATGCGGCCAGGGAGAAGGTGCTGCCCTGCTGCCGCGAGGTAATCCGCAACTGCAGCCAGGCGATACGCGCCGTGCACCGGCAGGAGTTCGACCTGGCGGCGGAACTGTTGAAAACGGCCCGAAGTCTGCTCAACGAGGCGCAAAAGGCGGCGGTCGATTACAGTCAACTTAATTACACCGGTTTTTTCAAAGATGCTCAGAAAGAGTACGCCGAGGGAAGCATTCTCCTTGCCGTGGTCGGCGGGAAGCCGATACCCTCGCCGGGGTCGCTGGGCATTGATGCCGCCGCTTACCTGAACGGGCTGGGGGAAGCGGTGGGGGAACTGAGGCGCTACCTGCTGGACAGCATGAGACAGGGCGATGTATCCAGGGGCGAGGAACTGCTGTGGGTAATGGACGATATTTACAGCGTCCTGGTGACCATGGACTTTCCCGATGCCATCACCGGCGGGCTTCGCCGCACCACCGATATGGTTCGTGGGGTGCTGGAGAGAACACGCAGCGACCTCACGCTTATTATGAGGCAGAAGGACCTGGAGAACAGACTGGATAAAATAGGGGGAGATTGA